The Alphaproteobacteria bacterium genomic interval GGCTGTGGGTTGCATCCCAATATCGCATGTACGCCGATTACTCGGCCGAAGTTGCGGCTGTTGCAGGCGGCGCCCTCCTCTTCTTGTCCAAATGTCTCGAAACGAGGGCTGACTTCCCAGCTGACGAGGTCAACTGGGTATTGGCTCAAGCGACTGAACGCTTGTCCGCGGAGATTGGCGCTGTTTCCGACCTCAATTTCCTATCCGAGTCGGAGATTGATCGAATCGAAGAGGCGTTGAGCCGGCACCTCGATGCGTCAGTATATGATCTCGATCATCTACGAACTCAAATCCAAGACCAGATGAGTCATCTGTCTAGAGCCCGGGACGACAGCTTCTTGAGGTCCATCGAACAAAAAATAGACTACCTTTTTGAGACCGCTCAAACACCTGATGCCAGCAAGCGGCGGACTGCCCTGGCCGCCCTACTTTATTTGGCCGAGGAACAGGATGTCGTCCCCGACGATCTAGGGATACTCGGACTTCTCGATGACCTCTACGTGGTCGAATGGGCTTACGCCACCGTTCGCGGGGAAACCGGATGGCTCTCAATCCTCGAAAGCAAGCTTGCACAATGGCCGTTCGTAGAGACTATTTTTTTCAGGGATGAGGCTGGCGACTTCGATATCGGTCGATACGGCCAGCACGTCATAAGCGCCGGGCTCTCGAGCCTTTTTGAAAAAGGAAATGAGCCGGTTCTGGTGCTGAGAGAGGCTGGACCACTGCCTATTCTTCTGGCTTTTTATGCTGCAATTCACTTGCTTCGTGAAGCAAGCTCAACTCAGCCACCGGAATATGCTGCCGGGCAATCTATTTTCGTCGGCGACGAAGTCGATCGCTTCAAGGCGATCTATCTGCAGCCTGCGGAACTGGGACGACGCCGTCGCCACCGCGTCCAAGTAGCGCAAAGAGGAAGCATTCATCTTCACGACGACACGCTTCGATACAACTCAACGGCAGCCAACACACCGCATAAGTCCCTCTCGAAGGGAAATGAGATTCAGTCATGGGAAAAGAACAGACGACCGTCTGTGTTGGCTCATGAACTTGGTCGCTCGCGATACGTCAGACCAAACTCCGCGATCTTTCTACTCACCCAACGCAATCGTCTCGACCACTTCATCCGCGAGATGGAGCCGCTGGGTCACAAAGCGACAGCCCTTATCAACTTTGTTCGTGTAGACGACGTCGGAAAGGTCTCGCCTATGGGGACAAGCACCAGTGCTCCGCTTATCTATTGCTGCGCCGACAGCTCTGCAGTTGTGGATCTGGTGCGGAACCCACCAGACGGCATTGCAAGCTGGAGCATCGTGTGTGATGGGGCCCGGACATCGTTTGATTTAGTGTCAGCGCTGACAAGCGAGAACCTGGTCGCGCCATTCTGCGTCGTCGCTGAGTTGAAAGACCGAGAAGCAATCCAGCAACTGCAAAGGGAAGCGAACCTAGACATTCGGTTCCTCGAAGAAACCGATGTAGACGTTCCGTTTCCGCCCGCATCAAGCGCTGCCGCCTCAACGAAGTTTTCAACAATTCGACGGTTTTTCGAACGTCAGGGCCTCTTCACCCTTGCAAAAGAAGAGGTGCACCTCGTCCCAAATCGCTCTCTCGAGAAACTCTTCAATCGCATGGAGGAATTTCGACAAGAAGGAAAATTTGCCCCTGAGGTTCAAAGTCTCTTAGCTGAAGTATGGGCTTTGGCTAAGAAGATGCTGTCCTCACCGGTGGCGGCCGACGGACACATCGACGGTGCCGAAGAAGACGTCGCGCGGATACGGTCCTTCTGCAAATCCCTTGCACCGTACACACCCCTGGCCAAGGAATTTGATGAGATTCTCGGCGAGAACGACCTGCTTCATCGGGGCAAAGATGGGATCATTCGCAGACTGATCGAAAACGCGCCCGCTCGGGGCGTAAGCGCCGTGTTGTGTTCAACACATCGGGCCGCTCGGACCTACCAAAAGCTTGCCGAGGTAGGCGACGCACCATCTAACACGAAATGGCTCTCGCTTGACGAAGTCAGACTGAACGCTCCGCTCGAACGACTGATTGTGCCGGGCTGGATCGACCGGAACACAGCCCGTGACCTGTACTACAACCGTTATGCGAGCCACCTAGACTTTGTTTTCTTTCCATTTGAACAACGTTGGAACGAGAGAGCCATTGGCGCAGCCGAGCGTTGGGCACACAGGCTGTTGGAACAAACCGAGAGGCAGTTGAGCAAAGCCGCCTCTGCAGCTGCCCACACAAGAAGAGGGAAGAAGACCCTTTGGCAGAAGAAGCCGCCCCGTCGAAGGGAGCGAGGGCAAACGATTGCCGAAGGAGTGAGCGAAAATGACGTGCCGATACTGGATGTACTTGAGGCGCGAACGATTGAGGCCGTGAGAGAACACGCAGCCCGCTCTGGTGGCGTAGAAAGACAGAACGTCGAGGCGGAACTAGTCATATTGGAGCGCGGCTGCTTTACGTTCCTCTTCCCTAATGGAGAAGTGATCGACCTTTCAGGCTTCGACGAAGCCGAGAACGGGTTGGGCAGCGCCAGCCTTCGGAAAGTACGAGACCTCGCTCAGGGAGCACGCCTCGCTTTTCCCAAGTCCGGCACCAGGGATCTGATCGACCTCAAGGCCGATGCGTTCTTACCGGATCCTGTGGGCACACGAGCCCTCAGCTCTCTTTGGAAGAGGGCTTTGAACAGGTGTCTCGAACGCGATTCTTCGTTGCCGAAGCAGCTATCGATCCATCTTGCCGAGAATGGTGAAGGACGTACCGAAGGAACGATTCGGTTATGGGCGCAAGACAACACCGGAACCATCGCACCAAGGAACTGGAAACGCGTTATTCCGCTGTTGTCAGATTTTCTGAACGACGCGGAGCTAAAGGACAACCACGAGAACGTGCTGTCGGCAGTGGACCTAATGTATCGGGCCCGTAGCGACGCCGCGCGGTCACTAATTCAGGACTTCGCTACGGGCGAATTTGATCTTTTCGGCGACAGTATTGCCCTGCGGATAGGAGAAGCTACCGCCGTCTACGGCCTTCACCGAGTAGTTGCCATGGGCGGCATCCACCGCGTTTCACTTGATCGCGTAGGACTGGTGCAGCGCTTGTCGGACACGCCTCCAACTCAAGAAGATCACCCGCTCCAATGACCGTGATGCTCCCCCGCTCTTGCCGACCCGGCACAACAAAGAGCGAGGAGAGAGTCTTTCAGCTTGTCGCGAATTCGCCTGGGCTGGACGATTACTACTGCCTCCATTCGCTGGGCCTGGCCCGGCATGAGAGGAAAGCGTAC includes:
- a CDS encoding DUF1232 domain-containing protein; its protein translation is MGTPYRYPSSVRIEKLEAELMEMGRVAAAAGEARRDVLALISDCVEKTAADERLQGKQIRRWLWVASQYRMYADYSAEVAAVAGGALLFLSKCLETRADFPADEVNWVLAQATERLSAEIGAVSDLNFLSESEIDRIEEALSRHLDASVYDLDHLRTQIQDQMSHLSRARDDSFLRSIEQKIDYLFETAQTPDASKRRTALAALLYLAEEQDVVPDDLGILGLLDDLYVVEWAYATVRGETGWLSILESKLAQWPFVETIFFRDEAGDFDIGRYGQHVISAGLSSLFEKGNEPVLVLREAGPLPILLAFYAAIHLLREASSTQPPEYAAGQSIFVGDEVDRFKAIYLQPAELGRRRRHRVQVAQRGSIHLHDDTLRYNSTAANTPHKSLSKGNEIQSWEKNRRPSVLAHELGRSRYVRPNSAIFLLTQRNRLDHFIREMEPLGHKATALINFVRVDDVGKVSPMGTSTSAPLIYCCADSSAVVDLVRNPPDGIASWSIVCDGARTSFDLVSALTSENLVAPFCVVAELKDREAIQQLQREANLDIRFLEETDVDVPFPPASSAAASTKFSTIRRFFERQGLFTLAKEEVHLVPNRSLEKLFNRMEEFRQEGKFAPEVQSLLAEVWALAKKMLSSPVAADGHIDGAEEDVARIRSFCKSLAPYTPLAKEFDEILGENDLLHRGKDGIIRRLIENAPARGVSAVLCSTHRAARTYQKLAEVGDAPSNTKWLSLDEVRLNAPLERLIVPGWIDRNTARDLYYNRYASHLDFVFFPFEQRWNERAIGAAERWAHRLLEQTERQLSKAASAAAHTRRGKKTLWQKKPPRRRERGQTIAEGVSENDVPILDVLEARTIEAVREHAARSGGVERQNVEAELVILERGCFTFLFPNGEVIDLSGFDEAENGLGSASLRKVRDLAQGARLAFPKSGTRDLIDLKADAFLPDPVGTRALSSLWKRALNRCLERDSSLPKQLSIHLAENGEGRTEGTIRLWAQDNTGTIAPRNWKRVIPLLSDFLNDAELKDNHENVLSAVDLMYRARSDAARSLIQDFATGEFDLFGDSIALRIGEATAVYGLHRVVAMGGIHRVSLDRVGLVQRLSDTPPTQEDHPLQ